One genomic segment of Desulfuromonas sp. includes these proteins:
- the purE gene encoding 5-(carboxyamino)imidazole ribonucleotide mutase, whose translation MSEKPMVGILMGSDNDFDIMVEAGSALKSFGIPFEMTVSSAHRTPERTAKYVREARERGIRVLIAGAGAAAHLAGVMAAETTLPVIAVPIDATSLNGLDALLAMVQMPAGIPVATMAVGKAGARNAGIFAAQILATTDEGMAAKLTEFKANMAAGVEAKDAALQERMRQKGL comes from the coding sequence ATGAGCGAAAAGCCAATGGTCGGCATCCTGATGGGAAGCGACAACGATTTCGATATCATGGTGGAGGCGGGCAGCGCCCTCAAGAGCTTCGGCATCCCCTTCGAGATGACCGTATCGAGCGCCCACCGCACCCCGGAACGCACCGCCAAGTACGTGCGCGAAGCCCGCGAGCGTGGCATCCGGGTACTGATCGCCGGTGCCGGCGCCGCCGCCCACCTGGCCGGAGTGATGGCCGCCGAAACCACCCTTCCGGTGATCGCCGTTCCCATCGACGCTACATCCCTCAACGGTCTCGACGCCCTGCTGGCGATGGTGCAGATGCCCGCCGGTATCCCGGTTGCCACCATGGCGGTCGGCAAGGCCGGTGCTCGCAACGCAGGCATCTTCGCCGCCCAGATCCTGGCCACCACTGACGAGGGGATGGCCGCCAAGCTCACCGAATTCAAGGCCAATATGGCCGCCGGGGTCGAAGCCAAGGACGCGGCCCTGCAGGAGCGGATGCGGCAGAAGGGCCTCTAG